The Microbacterium sp. LKL04 sequence GGCAACCGCGGTGCGCTCGCGGCGCGGGAGCGACGCATGACGAGTTCTTCCAGCCCCGACAGCAGGGCGTTGCCGGTCGACGCCGAATCGGACAGCGGCATGTCGCGGAACGGGCTGCGTTCACTCGAGGTGTGAGGAAGCCAGGTCAGCCAGTCGAGCTGCTTCGCCCACTCGGGCTCGGTGAGCGCGACGGCGACGAGCTCGTTCGGCGAATGCAGCCCGAACAGCTGCGTGCAGATGCCGCGCAGGGCGTCTCCTGCTTCGCGATCGGCGCCGGCGACACCGATGACGCCGACGCTCTGCAGCGATTCGAGGACGGGGACGTCGTCGATCATGCGGTACCGATCGCGCAGGCGATCGACGCGCTCGACGTACTCCTGCAGGGCCTCGGGTGCGTCGGCGCGCTTGATCGTGGTGCGGGACGGCGCCACGCAGCTGCCGAGACGGACCGAGAGGAAGTTCCAGTGCTCGGGTCGGCGGGTCCACAGCATCCCGCCGAGCTTCATGGCCTCTTCGAACACGACCGCGACGGGCGGGACCTCGGCGTTGCGCACCTCGCGCTCACGGGGCCGCTCGCGGTAAAGGGTCTCTTCGAGCTCCTCGAACCCGCGCTCGAAGACCTCCCCCTCCTTCTTGGTGCGCTGACCGATCTGCGTGCGCTGCGAGATGAAGTTGCCGAGCATCATCATCGGCGTCATCGCGACGATGAACAGGGCCTGCGGACGGTTGAAGACGAAGTACATCGTGACGCCGAGGAGGATCGGCGCCACCAGCATGGGCCAGGGGAACAGCCGCGACATCGGCTCCTTCGGCATGCGCGGCTCGGGGAGCTCCTCACCGACGTAGCGCGGCTCGACGCGCGGGCTCCGGTTGAACAGCAGCGCGCCGCCGCGCTCGAGCACGGGGTCCTTCTCCACCGGGGCGAAGTCGGGCACGAGCTGGACGACGAGGTCCGAGTCGCCGAGGGTGAATCGCTGACCGGGGATGACGTTCAGGCGCGGGACGAGCCCGCCGTCGACCACGATGCCGTTGGCGGAGTTGAGGTCGACGAGCTCGACGCCGCCGGAGCCCACCTCGATGCGGGCGTGCCGCTTCGAGACGAGCGGCTCGTCGAGGACGATGTCGGCGCCCGCGGCGCGCCCGATCGTGAAATGCCCCTTGGGCAGAGGGATCTCGCGCCCGGCGAGGGGGCCCCCGACGATGTGGAGGATGGCCGCGGCGGGACCGCCGCCCCCGCGGTTCGGGACGTGATCGGGCCCCAGGTTGACGACGGTGGCGATGAAGCCCGACCCGACTGCCGCATCGCTGATGAGGGTGCCCGGGTCGAGGAGGACGTGGTCGTTCGACGTCGGCGGCGCGACGGTCAGGGTGACGATGTCGTCGGGACCGGCGATGTTCTCCCGAGCCGGATCGGTCTCGATGATCCGGCGAGCGACGTCCTGCACGGTCGCCGTCGTATCCGCCGTGACCACGACGTCGATCGTCCGGGAGTCACGACGCTGCAGGGTGAGTTTCAGTCTCATCAGGGGGTCCTCATCGGCCGGAGATCAGGTGAGGCGGACCGACGCGTGCCGGTCGCCGAATCGCAGGGTGTCGCCGGAGCGGAGTGTCGCGGGGACGCCGGCGTCGAGCTCGGTCTCGGCTCCGTCGCGGATGACGCCGCTGCCGTTCGTCGACCCGAGGTCGACGGCGACGAGGGCGCCGTCGACCCACCGGAGCGCGACGTGGGTCTTCGAGACGGACTTGGTCGAGTCGGCCACCGGGAGCGGTGCCGCACCGGCATCCGCTCCGGCGACGGACGGCGCGCGGCCGAGGACCGCGCCTGTGGCGGGAACGTCGAGCTGCTCACCCGAATCGAGGACGAGGGATGCCGTCGGTGCGGCATCAGCCGAGGGCATCAGGTCCGGGGCGGACCACGTCGACGAGGTCGCGCCGGGAAGCAGGGTCTCTGCGGGAGCTACCGACGACGAGGGTGTCGCGGATTCCTCGATCGGCTCGGGTCGCGGGGTGGGCTGCGGCGCCGAGGCGGGCTCCGGTGCCGCGGCCGGAGCCGGCGCGGCGGGCGGCTCCGCTGCCTGCCGCGCGAGCGCGACCGGTTCCCGCGTCGGCTGGGCCGCTGCGGGGGCGGAGTCCACGGCGAACGGCGACTCCTGGATGGGCGCGAAGGGTCCCTCCTCGGCGGCGGGCCGCTCGCCGCCCCCAGCCCGTTCCTTCGGCGCGCCGAGGACGCCGCCGCGGTTGCGTGCGACGGGGATGTAGACGTCGGTCGCCGGACCGCTGACGGGGGTCGCGAGCGAGGGCAGCGAAGCCTTCTCGTCCCGGAGGTCG is a genomic window containing:
- a CDS encoding RDD family protein, producing the protein MIWEIEDGPRAIEGLDERGRPRPEYAAGLGLVPAPIGRRILAMVIEAMFIGLLQLPMLLVALPAIIGAVGTTDPADAVFGRPDAVWVVVSFVVPYALTTVFLLVQLILLGRRGVTLGKAFTGLRAVNVKTLERPRFWRGAVVRYLVQVASLLVPVLGALLVIALSPLFDPDRRRRGWPDLAAQTYLVDIRKGLNPYDAKRMRIARKTLATDLRDEKASLPSLATPVSGPATDVYIPVARNRGGVLGAPKERAGGGERPAAEEGPFAPIQESPFAVDSAPAAAQPTREPVALARQAAEPPAAPAPAAAPEPASAPQPTPRPEPIEESATPSSSVAPAETLLPGATSSTWSAPDLMPSADAAPTASLVLDSGEQLDVPATGAVLGRAPSVAGADAGAAPLPVADSTKSVSKTHVALRWVDGALVAVDLGSTNGSGVIRDGAETELDAGVPATLRSGDTLRFGDRHASVRLT